Below is a window of Pochonia chlamydosporia 170 chromosome 7, whole genome shotgun sequence DNA.
GTCGCCGTTCCAGCTTCAGCGATGCCAGTGAAGATGGAGGCACTTCTCCTACCCGGACCAGAAGGATATCCCAACTTGCTCCTGTCGACGAGGTTTGTGTTGTGGCGCAACTGCAACTTTCCGGGTTTGTGAACTGGGTTATGCTAACAATATGTGCCATGTCTAGAAGCCGCCCACGCCCGAAGAAGAGTACCAGAAGAAAAAAGCCAACTTCATTACTCGAACATTTTGGACACTTTGCATGCTAGCCGCGTTCTTTACCGCCCTCTTCATGGGCCACATttacatcatcatcatcgtcaccgtGGTCCAAATCGTTTCCTTCAAAGAagtcattgccattgccaacgTTCCGAGCCGGGCGCGATCTCTCCGATCTACCAAGAGCCTCAATTGGTATTGGTTGGCTACCACCATGTATTTTCTCTACGGCGAAAGCGTCATTTACTACTTTAAGCACATTGTCTTGGTTGACAAGGTGCTGCTGCCTCTCGCCACACATCATCGTTTCATCAGCTTCATTCTCTACGTCTTTGGTAAGCCGTGACTGATTTGAATGCAAATTTTGCATCTGTGTGTTTCAACGGAAGCTAACTCCCAGTGCAGGTTTTGTCTTCTTTGTTGCCTCGCTTCAGGCTGGACACTACAAGTTTCAGTTCACCAACTTTGCATGGACGCACATGGCACTGTACCTCATCGTCGTTCAGGCCCATTTCGTCATGAATAATGTTTTTGAGGGCATGATTTGGTTCTTCCTGCCCGCCGCCCTCGTCATTACCAATGACATTTTCGCCTACATTTGTGGCATTGCCTTTGGCCGCACTCAGCTCATTAAGCTGTCACCCAAGAAGACTGTGGAAGGATTTGTCGGTGCTTGGATTGCAACTGTGCTATTCGGCATGGTACTTGTGAATCTGATGATTCGGTCCAAGTATTTCATCTGTCCGGTCAATGTAAGAGAAGACCCCCCTGATGCTTCATGTGCTGTTGTCGTCGACATTTTTTACTCACGCGGACGAACCTGTAGGACCTCGGAGCCACCATTTTCACAGGGCTCAAATGCGAACCGAATCCCGTCTTCATTCCTCGCACCTACTACATGCCGgagcttttctttttgccggAAAGCTTTAAGAATTTCTCATTGACGTTTGCCCCGATGCAACTTCACGCGTTCGCGTTGGCGACATTTGCGTCTTTGATTGCTCCATTTGGAGGTTTCTTCGCTTCGGGGCTGAAGCGCAGCTTCAAGATTAAGGACTTCGGCGATTCGATTCCAGGACACGGCGGCATCACTGACCGCATGGACTGCCAGTTCATCATGGGATTCTTTGCGTACATGTACTACCACACCTTCATCTCCCTCCACAAGGTCAATGTCGGAACGGTTCTCGAGACTGCGATTACGAGCCTGAGCCCAGAGGAGCAAATTGAGCTGGTCAAGACCATGTCGCGGTACTTGGGCAACCAGGGAGTTGTGTCTGAAAAGGTAAGATATTTCATAATGGTAGTGTCCGCAGTCAAGTTGGTGAGCCGAAACTGACGTATACATCTAGTTCCTTGCATGCGTTGAGCAAACAATCAGCAGCTAGACGGGTTGATATGATAGCCttttgtcattttctttCCTTATCATGTAGCTTTGGCCGCGGCGATTATACATGCTGCGGAATTTCTCTCCCATGGTCACTTTTCCATGTTAACAAAATTCACCCCTTCAACAAAAGCACAATGCTCGCATTTTTATTTTATCACAGCGGCGCGGCTGTGGGTGGGTGAGACTATTCTTGTTGTACAAGCACGTGGCGTAAGCTCGGGGGAAACACGGggtgttttgttttcaatgttagcCTGAACTAGCACACGGACGATGAGTGCAGCAGCATAAAGCAGAAGCATAATAACAAGGGGCCTCCAAGTAAATGCTGGACGGACGGACCGGCCTGGTTCTGTCTATGTCTGGGGTGAGATGGGATGATTTGTAGCGGAGCATGGTGATCCATCAAGTAAAGTAGCTTGTGTGGGTAGCCAGGGCCGGATTCATGTTGATTGACAATGTATGTAGGTTAATGCGAGTGTTGGAGCGGGTGAGCGAGCCTCGTTCCCTTCGTCTGTCATGATATCGTCATTGCGATTGGAGTGCAGGAACAGCACGGTAAGATTCCTGCATACTTTGCAGATGACCAACTCGTCCAAGATTCTTAAAGAATAAATGATAAAGGCAGTAGCTGATGGCGATATGGTTGGTTGGCCTCGGGCCGTCCCTTTCCAACACGTGGTTTTGTACGAGGTGACATGTCACCAGCTTTGGTCCTATTTCAGCATCAAGTGCGAAGTATGTTACTGTAAGTACCTTGCCGCTTttagcagcagcagccgcacCAACCTTGGAAACTCTACcgactacctaggtagtctTGGGCGTTTAGACGTTGCAATAAATCCACCGGAACTCCGACACGGCTGTCGCTCGCCAAGAACTGCAAGTGAGCTTGCGACGGAGCAGGCGGCATGGCATGCCTGTCTAGTCGTCGCACATCAAATATTGTACAGTTCAGTACATGTGCTGGTGCTGTGCATGGCGCAgtcaaagtctggtttgTGTCGTACAACCGTCGGAGCAATGATACATGTAATACTCCGAGGTTAAGCAGCAGGCATCAAGGATATGGACCAGATGCGGTTGAGCAGAGTCCACGTAGAAATGACACGATATTGTTGGCAAGGTATGGCCATGGCATGACGTGGGCAAACTTTTTTATGCTTTTAAAATGAATTATGGCGCGTCTTATTTTAAAAATGCTTCTGGAAGCGCGGAACATGCTGACGGGCACCACAATTTGTGATgtgtcttcaatgtttccctTGCCTCATCCGATCTACGTACTCCTCCGTAGCCCAAATTGTGTTGGTTGGCGAGCAATGACAAAAGGCCAAGCATCAGACTCTAAAGAACTCTGTACATGTACCTAATCCTGTACACAAACATCGTACCTGTCGTTCAGGTCCGCCACCCCTGCCCGTCGCGTGGCACACTTGGGCGGAAGAGGCGGCGCAACGGCTGGCTTGCAGGAGTTGGCCGATCTGAACATGAAGCCAGACGGCTCTCGCTCGGTCTGATTGCAAGCTCATAGGTTGGGCGATGCGTTCGGTCTACTTTGGGGGACGGGGATGGGATTGCGCcctgtttttttttttgttttttttttgggtcCATGTCGTGGATGCTTACTTTTGAGGGTGGTGATTCGAAGGGTGTGTGAGAGTGGTGAATGTCATGTTCGTTAAGCGGCGAATGGGCGAATGGCCCCCAAGAAGGGGATGAACGAGCTTGAGGATGGGTGCTCGGGGCGCAGGGCGGTCGATTGGGAAacgtgtctggtgcttgcgAGAGTGATGGAGTGCACTTGTGCTGTTTGTGACCTGAGAGGAGTTGAGTGAGGCAGTCCAAGTTGAATTGAATGATGAGTATTGTTGGAGTCGGGCGTTGGTGACGATGAGACG
It encodes the following:
- a CDS encoding phosphatidate cytidylyltransferase (similar to Aspergillus terreus NIH2624 XP_001211813.1); this translates as MGRSKRGVRFPHGNGQASGSEGRRSSFSDASEDGGTSPTRTRRISQLAPVDEKPPTPEEEYQKKKANFITRTFWTLCMLAAFFTALFMGHIYIIIIVTVVQIVSFKEVIAIANVPSRARSLRSTKSLNWYWLATTMYFLYGESVIYYFKHIVLVDKVLLPLATHHRFISFILYVFGFVFFVASLQAGHYKFQFTNFAWTHMALYLIVVQAHFVMNNVFEGMIWFFLPAALVITNDIFAYICGIAFGRTQLIKLSPKKTVEGFVGAWIATVLFGMVLVNLMIRSKYFICPVNDLGATIFTGLKCEPNPVFIPRTYYMPELFFLPESFKNFSLTFAPMQLHAFALATFASLIAPFGGFFASGLKRSFKIKDFGDSIPGHGGITDRMDCQFIMGFFAYMYYHTFISLHKVNVGTVLETAITSLSPEEQIELVKTMSRYLGNQGVVSEKFLACVEQTISS